One genomic window of Thermus islandicus DSM 21543 includes the following:
- the accD gene encoding acetyl-CoA carboxylase, carboxyltransferase subunit beta → MALDRLFRRKRPSGENRDVPELWTKCEACGAQLYKKEFKENLYVCPRCGHHHRMPALERVEMLADPGTFQEITRLKPQDPLGFVDTKPYAERLKAYQAETGRSDAILGGRCAIGGVPAVLFVMDYAFAGGSMGSVVGEEIARGAERAAEEGRALVIVAASGGARMQEAALSLMQMAKTVMSLDLLWAKRLPYVSVLTDPTTGGVTASFAALADVIFAEPGALIGFAGPRVIRQTIRQELPEGFQRSEFLLAHGMVDRVTDRRKLKGELTQVLRHLHPGVPYAPGV, encoded by the coding sequence ATGGCCCTGGATAGGCTTTTCCGAAGGAAGCGCCCAAGCGGGGAGAACCGCGACGTTCCTGAGCTTTGGACCAAGTGCGAGGCCTGCGGGGCCCAGCTTTACAAGAAGGAGTTCAAGGAAAACCTCTACGTTTGTCCCAGGTGCGGCCACCACCACCGCATGCCTGCCTTGGAACGGGTGGAGATGTTGGCCGATCCCGGGACCTTCCAGGAAATCACCCGGCTGAAGCCCCAGGATCCCTTGGGGTTTGTGGACACCAAGCCCTACGCCGAGCGCCTTAAGGCTTACCAGGCAGAAACGGGGCGAAGCGATGCCATCCTGGGGGGGAGGTGCGCCATCGGGGGGGTGCCGGCGGTCCTTTTCGTCATGGACTACGCCTTCGCCGGGGGTTCCATGGGAAGCGTGGTGGGGGAAGAAATCGCCCGGGGAGCGGAGCGGGCGGCGGAGGAGGGACGGGCCCTCGTCATCGTGGCCGCCTCGGGAGGGGCGAGGATGCAGGAGGCTGCCCTTTCCCTCATGCAGATGGCCAAGACGGTGATGAGCCTGGACCTGCTCTGGGCCAAGCGTCTCCCCTACGTTTCCGTCCTCACCGACCCCACCACAGGGGGAGTGACGGCGAGCTTCGCCGCCCTGGCCGACGTGATCTTTGCCGAGCCCGGGGCCCTGATCGGCTTCGCCGGCCCCCGGGTAATCCGCCAGACCATCCGCCAGGAGCTGCCCGAGGGCTTCCAGCGCTCGGAGTTCCTCCTCGCCCACGGGATGGTGGACCGGGTCACCGACCGCAGGAAGCTGAAGGGGGAGCTGACCCAGGTCCTCCGCCATCTGCACCCGGGAGTGCCCTATGCCCCTGGAGTTTGA
- a CDS encoding acetyl-CoA carboxylase carboxyltransferase subunit alpha codes for MPLEFEKPILELEKRIQELRETAKATGVDLGAEIRLLEERLERLKKETYENLTPWQRVQLARAPGRPTTLDVLEKAFQDFIELHGDRTFADDPAIVGGLAYLEGQKVVVVGHQKGRDTKENLRRNFGMPHPEGYRKAMRLMDLADRFGYPFLSFVDTPGAYPGVSAEERGQAWAIAQSLQRMSRLRVPTVALILGEGGSGGALAIAVANRVLIMENAWYSVISPESCAAILWRDAKEAPKAAEALRLTAQDLLGLKVVDRIVPEPQGGAHKDPEKAIEHIKEALLGTLEELKGLSPEALYQDRYRRFRALGAFSEG; via the coding sequence ATGCCCCTGGAGTTTGAGAAGCCCATCCTGGAGCTAGAAAAACGCATTCAGGAGCTCAGGGAGACCGCCAAGGCCACGGGGGTGGACCTGGGGGCGGAGATCCGCCTCCTGGAGGAGCGCCTGGAGCGCTTGAAGAAGGAGACCTACGAGAACCTCACCCCCTGGCAGCGGGTGCAGCTCGCCCGCGCCCCCGGTAGGCCCACCACCCTGGACGTCCTGGAGAAAGCTTTCCAGGACTTCATAGAGCTCCACGGGGACCGGACCTTCGCCGACGATCCCGCCATCGTGGGGGGGCTCGCCTACCTCGAGGGCCAGAAGGTGGTGGTGGTGGGCCACCAGAAGGGCCGGGACACCAAGGAGAACCTGCGGCGCAACTTCGGCATGCCCCACCCCGAGGGGTACCGCAAGGCCATGCGCCTCATGGACCTGGCGGACCGCTTCGGCTACCCCTTCCTGAGCTTCGTGGACACCCCTGGGGCCTACCCGGGGGTGTCCGCGGAGGAGCGGGGCCAGGCCTGGGCCATCGCCCAAAGCCTCCAGCGCATGAGCCGCCTTAGGGTGCCCACGGTGGCCCTCATCCTGGGGGAGGGAGGAAGCGGGGGGGCCCTGGCCATCGCCGTGGCCAACCGGGTCCTCATCATGGAAAACGCCTGGTACTCGGTCATCAGCCCGGAGTCGTGCGCCGCCATCCTCTGGCGGGACGCCAAGGAGGCTCCGAAGGCGGCGGAGGCCCTGAGGCTCACCGCCCAGGACCTCCTTGGGCTCAAGGTGGTGGACCGGATCGTGCCCGAGCCCCAAGGCGGGGCGCACAAGGACCCGGAGAAGGCCATAGAGCACATCAAGGAGGCCCTTCTCGGCACGCTGGAGGAGCTTAAGGGGCTTTCTCCCGAGGCCCTTTACCAGGACCGCTACCGCCGTTTCCGGGCCCTGGGGGCCTTTTCCGAGGGTTAA
- a CDS encoding PEGA domain-containing protein produces MRTLLWMALALGAALAQKITPQGILINPVPTDLQVRVWVDKDPAKRGDAVYRIGEPIYIYVNVNQDAYVYLFNINADGKIDPILPNAYERNNLLRAGETRRFPPEGARYRYTITGPEGEDKILAVASRRPLSLGEILDVEANRVRVQGAEGLARALSIVIEPLPDRDWVTDVARYYVGRVVAPPPVAAAVLVVDSRPSGAEVYLDGRLQGRTPLSLSVTPGRHEVELRLAGYRSYRVTVNPKPGDRVQIFAQLVAEVQEGTLVVDSSPPGAEVYVDGGLKGRTPLRLSLKEGTYQVELRLAGYEPYRAAVRVGEGEETRLSVNLRPIRTGELVVETRPVGAEVYVDGRLQGRTPLRVSLEAGRHEVRVVAPGYGEYRAQVEVRPGESVRLAVELVPVRVTLELYVNVEARVFLDGQEVGIARGGYLRLEAPLGEHELTLVAPGYRTLVQTVRLSGNQVLRLTLSPL; encoded by the coding sequence ATGCGCACGCTACTCTGGATGGCCCTGGCCCTAGGAGCGGCCCTGGCCCAGAAGATCACCCCGCAGGGCATCCTCATCAACCCGGTCCCCACGGACCTCCAGGTGAGGGTCTGGGTGGACAAGGACCCGGCCAAGAGGGGGGACGCCGTCTACCGCATCGGGGAGCCCATCTACATCTACGTGAACGTGAACCAGGACGCCTACGTCTACCTCTTCAACATCAACGCCGACGGCAAGATAGACCCCATCCTCCCCAACGCCTACGAGCGCAACAACCTCCTCAGGGCGGGCGAGACCCGGCGCTTCCCTCCCGAGGGGGCCAGGTACCGCTATACCATCACCGGCCCCGAGGGGGAGGACAAGATCCTGGCGGTGGCGAGCCGGCGTCCCCTTTCTCTGGGCGAGATCCTGGACGTGGAGGCCAACCGGGTAAGGGTGCAAGGGGCGGAGGGCCTGGCCCGGGCCCTTTCCATCGTGATCGAACCCCTCCCCGATAGGGACTGGGTGACGGACGTGGCCCGCTACTACGTGGGCCGGGTGGTTGCGCCTCCCCCCGTTGCGGCCGCGGTCTTGGTGGTGGACTCGCGGCCTTCAGGCGCCGAGGTCTACCTGGACGGCCGCCTGCAGGGGCGCACCCCCCTCAGCCTTTCCGTCACTCCCGGCCGGCACGAGGTGGAGCTTAGGCTTGCGGGCTACCGGTCGTACCGGGTGACGGTGAACCCCAAGCCCGGGGACCGGGTCCAGATCTTTGCCCAGCTGGTGGCCGAGGTCCAGGAGGGCACCCTCGTGGTGGATTCCTCGCCTCCCGGGGCCGAGGTCTACGTGGACGGGGGGCTCAAGGGCCGCACCCCCTTGCGCCTGTCCCTGAAGGAGGGCACCTACCAGGTGGAGCTCAGGCTTGCCGGGTACGAGCCCTACCGGGCTGCGGTGCGCGTGGGGGAGGGGGAGGAGACTCGGCTTTCGGTGAACCTCCGCCCCATCCGCACCGGGGAGCTGGTGGTGGAGACGAGGCCTGTGGGCGCCGAGGTCTACGTGGACGGCCGCCTGCAGGGCCGCACCCCCCTGCGGGTGAGCCTCGAGGCGGGGCGGCATGAGGTGCGGGTGGTGGCCCCTGGATACGGGGAGTACCGGGCCCAGGTGGAGGTGCGCCCCGGCGAGAGCGTCCGCCTAGCGGTGGAGCTGGTTCCCGTGCGCGTCACCTTGGAGCTGTACGTGAACGTGGAGGCCCGGGTCTTCCTGGACGGCCAGGAGGTGGGGATAGCCCGGGGCGGGTACCTCCGCCTCGAGGCCCCCTTGGGCGAGCACGAGCTCACCCTGGTGGCCCCGGGCTACCGTACCCTGGTGCAGACGGTGCGTCTAAGCGGCAACCAGGTCCTCCGCCTTACCCTGAGCCCGCTCTAA
- a CDS encoding NTP transferase domain-containing protein, with translation MEAIVLGGGQEAWAGRYGVRSKALVPYQGRPMAEWVLEALKGAGLSAVYVGENPGLSPPPRLTLPDRGSLLDNLEAALAYVEGRVLVATADLPHLTPEAVRFMLERAPEAALVYPIVPKERVEARFPGNRRTYARLREGTFTGGNLLLLDKALFFQALPLARRAVALRKNPLALARMVGLDILVKLLLGRLSLLEVEARAKRILGVEARALITPYPEVGVDVDREEDLVS, from the coding sequence GTGGAGGCCATCGTCTTGGGAGGGGGCCAGGAGGCCTGGGCGGGCAGGTACGGGGTGAGGAGCAAGGCCTTGGTGCCCTACCAGGGGCGGCCCATGGCGGAATGGGTGCTGGAGGCCCTTAAGGGCGCCGGGCTCTCTGCGGTCTACGTGGGGGAAAACCCGGGGCTTTCCCCTCCGCCCAGGCTCACCCTTCCCGATCGGGGAAGCCTCCTGGACAACCTCGAGGCCGCCTTGGCCTACGTGGAGGGACGGGTGCTGGTGGCTACCGCCGACCTCCCCCACCTCACCCCGGAGGCGGTGCGCTTCATGCTGGAAAGGGCCCCGGAGGCGGCCTTGGTCTACCCCATCGTGCCCAAGGAGCGGGTGGAGGCCCGTTTTCCCGGGAACCGCCGCACCTACGCCCGCCTAAGGGAGGGCACCTTCACCGGGGGGAACCTCCTCCTCTTGGACAAGGCCCTCTTTTTCCAAGCCCTGCCCTTGGCCCGGCGGGCCGTGGCCCTCCGGAAAAACCCCCTGGCCCTGGCCCGGATGGTTGGCCTGGACATCCTCGTGAAGCTCCTTCTGGGCAGGCTTTCCCTCCTCGAGGTGGAGGCCCGGGCGAAGCGGATCCTGGGGGTGGAGGCCCGGGCCCTCATCACCCCCTACCCCGAGGTGGGGGTGGACGTGGACCGGGAGGAGGACCTGGTAAGCTAA